One window of the Pedobacter ginsengisoli genome contains the following:
- a CDS encoding inorganic diphosphatase, with protein MSNYDHHPWHSVSPGENLPETVNAIIEIPKGSKAKYEIDKESNLIKLDRVLFSSVMYPANYGFIPQTYCDDNDPLDILVLCSVDVYPLSIIEAKVIGVMHMVDNGEQDDKIIAVAKNDMSVNYINDLADLPPHTMKEIVKFFQDYKALEEKKVTIEHLLGVRYAHKVIQESIALYDEKFRNKNS; from the coding sequence ATGAGTAATTACGATCATCATCCATGGCACAGCGTTTCTCCAGGCGAAAATTTACCTGAAACTGTTAATGCCATTATAGAAATTCCAAAAGGTTCGAAAGCAAAATATGAAATAGATAAAGAGTCTAATTTGATTAAATTAGATAGAGTGCTTTTCTCTTCGGTTATGTACCCCGCTAATTATGGCTTTATTCCGCAAACTTATTGCGATGATAATGACCCGCTGGATATTTTGGTATTGTGCTCAGTGGATGTTTATCCATTATCAATAATTGAAGCAAAAGTTATTGGTGTGATGCATATGGTAGATAACGGCGAACAAGATGATAAAATCATTGCAGTAGCGAAAAACGACATGTCGGTTAATTATATTAATGATTTAGCTGATTTGCCTCCGCATACAATGAAAGAAATAGTTAAATTTTTCCAGGACTATAAGGCATTGGAAGAAAAAAAGGTGACTATTGAACACCTGTTAGGTGTTAGATATGCACATAAAGTCATTCAGGAAAGTATAGCCCTTTATGACGAAAAGTTTAGAAATAAAAACTCTTAA
- a CDS encoding DedA family protein: protein MQDFWTSLQHFIDPEKLLKEGGFYVVMFVIFAETGLFFGFFLPGDYLLFLAGMFVATGKLDVNIYVLILGLCISAISGNFTGYWFGRKTGPVLYHRKDTFFFKKRYLKAAEEYYNKQGAFALIMGRFVPIVRTFAPIFAGVVKLDFKRFALYNIAGAILWIASLTLLGYFLGKRFEKEITDYLLYIIIGFIIVTTIPLIITFVKKKVVSNTDKETTNTEQ from the coding sequence ATGCAAGATTTCTGGACTTCATTACAGCATTTTATCGACCCTGAGAAATTACTTAAAGAAGGTGGTTTTTATGTTGTAATGTTCGTTATTTTTGCAGAAACCGGGTTGTTTTTTGGTTTCTTTCTGCCGGGCGATTACCTTTTATTTCTTGCAGGTATGTTTGTAGCAACCGGAAAGCTGGATGTAAACATATATGTACTTATACTAGGTTTATGCATTTCAGCCATTTCAGGTAATTTTACGGGATATTGGTTTGGTCGAAAGACGGGACCGGTTCTGTACCACAGAAAGGATACTTTCTTCTTTAAAAAACGTTATTTAAAAGCTGCCGAGGAATATTACAATAAACAGGGAGCTTTTGCTTTAATTATGGGCAGGTTTGTTCCCATAGTCAGAACTTTTGCTCCGATTTTTGCCGGCGTGGTTAAGCTTGATTTTAAAAGATTTGCATTATATAACATTGCAGGTGCAATATTATGGATAGCTTCCTTAACTTTGCTGGGTTATTTCCTGGGTAAAAGATTTGAAAAAGAAATAACAGATTATTTATTATATATAATTATAGGCTTTATTATTGTTACAACCATTCCTCTTATCATTACGTTTGTGAAAAAGAAAGTGGTAAGTAACACAGATAAAGAAACAACAAATACAGAACAATAA
- the nuoF gene encoding NADH-quinone oxidoreductase subunit NuoF: MARKLLLEHINVPGINTFDVYRQKGGYRAVEKALKTLTPDEVVEEVKKSGLRGRGGAGFPTGMKWSFLAKPEGVARYLVCNADESEPGTFKDRYLMTYIPHALIEGMIVSSFALGANTSYIYVRGEMMPQIRILEKAIAEAKNAGFLGKNILGTGYDLELYVQPGGGAYICGEETALLESLEGKRGNPRIKPPFPAIAGLYGCPTVVNNVESIAATVPIINDGGDEYAKIGIGRSTGTKLISASGNLVRPGVYEIELGLPVEEFIYSDEYCGGIANGKRLKATVAGGSSVPILPANLTLKLANGDPRLMSYESLSEGGFATGSMMGSGGFIAFDEDQCIVRNTWNFSRFYHHESCGQCSPCREGTGWMEKVLHRIEYGHGKMSDIDLLVDVSKKIEGNTICPLGDAAAWPVASAIRHFRDEFEWHVKEPIKCLDTNYGLANYAQPIAKAEVTTGN; this comes from the coding sequence ATGGCCCGTAAACTATTATTAGAACACATAAACGTACCAGGCATCAATACATTTGATGTTTATCGCCAAAAAGGCGGGTACCGCGCTGTAGAAAAGGCTTTAAAAACCTTAACTCCTGATGAAGTGGTTGAAGAGGTTAAGAAGTCGGGGCTACGCGGACGTGGTGGTGCAGGATTCCCTACGGGAATGAAATGGAGTTTTTTGGCGAAACCTGAAGGTGTAGCAAGATATTTAGTTTGTAATGCTGACGAGTCTGAGCCAGGAACTTTTAAGGATCGTTACCTGATGACTTATATTCCTCATGCACTTATTGAGGGAATGATTGTTTCTAGCTTTGCGCTGGGTGCTAATACGTCTTACATATACGTTAGGGGCGAAATGATGCCTCAGATCCGTATACTGGAAAAAGCAATTGCCGAGGCTAAGAATGCTGGCTTTCTAGGCAAAAACATTCTTGGAACAGGTTACGATTTAGAATTGTATGTTCAGCCAGGCGGTGGCGCATATATATGTGGTGAGGAAACCGCATTATTGGAATCTTTAGAAGGTAAAAGAGGAAATCCTAGGATTAAACCACCTTTCCCTGCTATAGCAGGACTTTACGGATGTCCAACGGTAGTAAATAATGTTGAATCTATTGCTGCAACAGTGCCGATCATTAATGATGGCGGAGATGAGTATGCGAAAATAGGAATTGGCAGAAGTACAGGTACTAAACTTATTTCAGCTTCGGGTAACTTAGTAAGACCTGGAGTGTATGAGATAGAACTGGGATTACCAGTAGAGGAGTTTATTTACTCTGATGAATATTGTGGAGGTATAGCGAATGGTAAAAGATTAAAAGCTACCGTAGCCGGAGGATCATCTGTTCCTATTTTGCCAGCAAATCTTACCCTGAAATTAGCAAACGGTGACCCAAGGTTAATGAGCTATGAATCTTTATCTGAAGGTGGCTTTGCTACCGGCTCAATGATGGGATCTGGAGGTTTTATTGCCTTCGATGAGGATCAGTGTATAGTTAGAAATACATGGAATTTTTCTCGTTTTTATCATCACGAAAGCTGTGGTCAATGTTCTCCTTGCAGAGAGGGAACCGGCTGGATGGAGAAAGTGTTGCATAGAATAGAATATGGCCATGGTAAAATGAGCGATATAGATTTACTGGTGGATGTTTCTAAAAAGATCGAAGGAAACACGATTTGTCCATTAGGTGATGCAGCTGCATGGCCGGTTGCAAGTGCAATCAGACATTTCAGAGATGAGTTTGAATGGCATGTAAAAGAGCCAATCAAATGTTTAGATACTAATTATGGCTTAGCAAATTATGCACAGCCGATTGCGAAAGCAGAAGTTACGACAGGAAATTAA
- the nuoL gene encoding NADH-quinone oxidoreductase subunit L, whose amino-acid sequence MIDLVWLVPLIPLIGFIINGLGRNTLSKSLIGFIGSSVIFISFAISVGIFLALGADANKSHEVFLFDWINAGTLHIPLSFLVDPLSAIMLLIVTGVGFLIHIYSIGYMHSDEGFGKFFSYLNLFIFFMLLLVLGSNYIVMFIGWEGVGLCSYLLIGFWYTNSSYASAAKKAFVMNRIGDLGFLLGVFFIFTTFGSIEFSKIFPQAANMLPGNTTIALIALLLFIGACGKSAQLPLFTWLPDAMAGPTPVSALIHAATMVTAGIYMIARSNLIFDLAPVIQHVIAIVGLATAIVAAIIALTQTDIKKVLAYSTVSQLGYMFLGLGVGAYNGAFFHVITHAFFKALLFLCAGSVIHALHHEQDMRHMGGLRKKLPVTFITMLIGTIAIAGLPPFSGFFSKDEILAHVYLHDKVMWGIAVFGAFLTAFYMFRMLFLTFYGKYRGTHHAEEKIHESPKSMTVPLIVLAVLSAVGGIIGVPEALGGNHWLSHWLSPVIKHTGESPDHATEYILMAVSVVGVLISIAVAYGKYIKQNHVPAPDEAKRSVLANLSYNKFYFDELYDALIRKPLDAISVFFYKIVDSKIVDGIVNGFGWGTAEASKGLRLIQSGNVGFYIFMMVVGIISLLLYTYLSL is encoded by the coding sequence ATAATAGATTTAGTTTGGCTGGTTCCGTTAATTCCTCTGATTGGTTTTATAATCAATGGTTTAGGAAGAAACACATTATCTAAAAGCCTAATTGGTTTTATAGGAAGCAGTGTTATTTTTATTTCTTTTGCAATCAGTGTTGGTATATTTCTGGCTTTGGGTGCAGATGCAAATAAATCTCATGAAGTTTTTCTTTTTGATTGGATAAATGCAGGAACTTTACATATCCCATTATCTTTCCTTGTTGATCCATTAAGCGCTATAATGTTACTTATTGTAACAGGGGTGGGCTTTCTTATCCATATTTATTCAATTGGATATATGCACAGCGACGAAGGCTTTGGTAAGTTTTTTAGCTACCTGAACCTGTTTATATTTTTTATGTTACTTTTAGTATTGGGTTCAAACTATATAGTAATGTTTATTGGATGGGAAGGAGTTGGTTTGTGTTCTTACCTTCTGATCGGTTTCTGGTACACAAACAGTAGCTATGCTTCTGCAGCCAAAAAAGCCTTTGTAATGAACCGTATAGGTGATTTGGGCTTCCTGCTGGGTGTATTTTTTATCTTTACCACTTTTGGAAGTATCGAATTTTCTAAAATATTCCCTCAGGCAGCAAATATGCTTCCCGGAAACACTACTATCGCACTTATCGCATTATTATTGTTTATAGGTGCATGCGGTAAATCAGCTCAGCTACCTCTTTTTACATGGTTGCCTGATGCAATGGCCGGACCAACACCAGTTTCAGCATTAATACATGCCGCAACAATGGTTACAGCTGGTATTTATATGATTGCCAGATCTAATCTGATATTTGATTTGGCGCCAGTAATTCAGCACGTAATTGCTATAGTTGGTCTTGCAACTGCAATTGTAGCAGCAATTATTGCCCTTACGCAAACAGATATCAAAAAGGTACTTGCTTATTCAACAGTATCGCAATTGGGATATATGTTTTTAGGCTTGGGCGTTGGCGCATATAATGGAGCATTCTTTCACGTTATCACACACGCGTTCTTTAAAGCATTATTATTCTTATGTGCAGGATCTGTAATACATGCCTTGCATCATGAACAGGATATGAGGCATATGGGTGGTTTACGAAAAAAACTACCAGTAACTTTTATTACAATGCTTATCGGTACTATTGCTATAGCCGGGCTTCCTCCTTTTTCAGGTTTTTTCTCTAAAGATGAGATTTTGGCGCATGTGTATCTGCATGATAAAGTAATGTGGGGTATTGCAGTATTTGGTGCTTTCCTAACCGCATTTTATATGTTTAGGATGTTATTCCTTACTTTTTATGGTAAATATCGTGGAACTCACCATGCTGAAGAAAAAATTCATGAATCACCTAAATCGATGACTGTTCCTCTAATCGTACTTGCTGTATTATCAGCTGTGGGCGGTATTATTGGTGTGCCAGAGGCTTTGGGTGGAAATCATTGGTTATCACATTGGCTTTCTCCGGTAATTAAGCATACCGGTGAATCTCCTGATCATGCTACTGAATATATCCTTATGGCAGTTTCAGTTGTAGGTGTACTTATCTCTATCGCGGTTGCATACGGTAAATACATCAAACAAAACCATGTACCTGCCCCTGATGAGGCTAAGCGTTCAGTACTTGCAAACTTATCTTACAATAAATTTTATTTTGATGAGCTATATGATGCCTTAATCAGAAAGCCTTTGGATGCAATTTCAGTGTTCTTCTACAAAATTGTAGATAGTAAAATTGTTGATGGAATTGTTAATGGTTTTGGTTGGGGAACTGCCGAAGCGAGTAAAGGCTTACGCTTAATACAATCCGGCAATGTTGGGTTTTATATTTTTATGATGGTGGTAGGCATCATCTCATTGTTATTGTATACTTATTTATCTCTATAA
- a CDS encoding 2Fe-2S iron-sulfur cluster-binding protein: protein MSDKVKVTIDGITVEVAPGTTILNAARQIGGDIVPPAMCYYSKLEGSGGKCRTCIVKVSKGSEKDPRPMPKLVASCRTTVMDGMEVQNITSPEVIEARSGVVEMLLINHPLDCPVCDQAGECDLQNLGYEHGLQKTRYEFERRTFERIDIGDKIQLHMNRCILCYRCVFTADQITNKRVHGILNRGDHSEISTYIQTAVDNDFSGNVIDVCPVGALTDKTFRFKNRVWFTKPIDAHRDCPTCSGKVTLWYKGENVLRVTARKDIYGEVEEFICNTCRFDKKKTADWVIEHPTVISDTSVIASNHYETLKPLPVIQNNPQLQQANKVELEKTTKF from the coding sequence ATGAGTGATAAAGTTAAGGTAACCATAGACGGGATAACAGTAGAAGTAGCACCCGGCACAACCATTCTGAATGCTGCAAGGCAAATAGGAGGTGATATTGTGCCACCAGCTATGTGCTATTATTCCAAATTAGAAGGTAGCGGAGGAAAGTGCCGTACTTGTATTGTTAAAGTAAGTAAAGGATCTGAAAAAGATCCACGACCAATGCCAAAATTGGTTGCATCATGCCGTACAACAGTTATGGATGGTATGGAGGTTCAGAACATCACCTCTCCGGAAGTTATTGAAGCACGAAGTGGGGTAGTAGAAATGCTATTGATTAACCATCCTTTGGATTGTCCGGTTTGTGATCAGGCTGGAGAATGTGATCTTCAAAATCTTGGTTATGAGCATGGTTTGCAAAAAACAAGATACGAGTTTGAACGCAGAACTTTTGAACGTATTGATATTGGAGATAAGATCCAATTGCATATGAACAGATGTATATTATGCTACCGCTGTGTGTTTACTGCCGATCAGATTACAAATAAACGTGTACACGGAATTTTAAATAGAGGGGATCATTCAGAAATCTCTACTTATATACAAACAGCTGTAGACAATGATTTTTCTGGAAATGTGATTGATGTATGCCCTGTTGGTGCATTAACAGATAAAACATTCAGATTCAAGAATCGTGTTTGGTTTACAAAACCAATTGATGCACACAGAGATTGTCCTACTTGCAGTGGTAAAGTAACCCTTTGGTATAAAGGAGAAAATGTACTAAGAGTTACAGCGCGTAAAGATATTTATGGGGAGGTTGAGGAGTTTATCTGTAATACATGTCGTTTTGATAAAAAGAAAACGGCTGACTGGGTAATTGAACATCCTACTGTTATTAGTGATACCTCGGTTATTGCTTCTAACCATTATGAAACCCTTAAGCCTTTACCTGTTATTCAAAACAACCCTCAATTACAGCAGGCAAATAAAGTAGAACTAGAAAAAACAACCAAATTCTAA
- a CDS encoding NuoI/complex I 23 kDa subunit family protein → MEPLTSKKKVLEQKPLTFAERMYLPAIVKGLSVTISHLFKKEATIRYPEVEREFSTNFRGMHSLKRDEEGRERCTACGLCALSCPAEAITMIAAERKPEEKELYREEKYASVYEINMLRCIFCGLCEEACPKEAIYLDGPIVPADYLRKDFIYGKDKLVEQPLNK, encoded by the coding sequence ATGGAACCATTAACCAGTAAAAAGAAAGTATTAGAACAAAAACCGTTGACGTTTGCAGAACGCATGTATTTACCTGCAATAGTTAAAGGTCTGTCTGTTACAATTAGCCACTTATTTAAAAAAGAGGCTACAATAAGATATCCTGAGGTAGAGAGAGAGTTCTCAACAAACTTCAGGGGGATGCATTCTTTGAAAAGAGATGAAGAAGGAAGAGAACGCTGTACTGCCTGTGGCTTATGTGCTTTATCTTGTCCTGCTGAAGCGATAACAATGATTGCTGCTGAACGTAAACCTGAAGAAAAGGAATTGTATAGAGAAGAGAAATATGCTTCTGTATATGAGATAAATATGCTGCGTTGTATTTTCTGTGGTTTGTGTGAAGAGGCTTGTCCGAAAGAGGCAATTTACCTTGACGGTCCAATTGTACCTGCTGATTATCTTCGTAAAGATTTTATTTACGGGAAAGATAAATTGGTAGAGCAACCATTGAATAAATAG
- a CDS encoding NADH-quinone oxidoreductase subunit J translates to MGTSVFYFVATLSVFFSLMVIFSKNPVHSVLYLIVTFFTFTVHYILLNAQFLAVVNFIVYMGAIMVLFLFVLMLLNLNKDNEPLKSGAVKVVGVIAGCCLVVTLVGSLKATAVSDPVILRNPNLGLLKNLGKELFGPFMLPFELSSILLLSAMVGAVLLTKKEKV, encoded by the coding sequence ATGGGTACTTCAGTATTCTATTTCGTAGCAACATTAAGCGTATTCTTTTCACTGATGGTTATTTTTTCAAAGAACCCGGTGCATAGTGTGCTTTATCTGATTGTTACTTTCTTCACATTTACGGTTCACTACATCCTGTTAAATGCACAGTTTTTGGCGGTGGTAAATTTCATTGTTTACATGGGAGCAATTATGGTTCTATTCCTTTTTGTTCTGATGTTACTGAACCTCAATAAAGATAATGAACCACTAAAGTCGGGAGCAGTAAAAGTAGTTGGTGTTATAGCCGGATGCTGTCTTGTGGTAACCTTAGTTGGGTCATTAAAAGCTACAGCCGTGTCTGATCCTGTGATTTTAAGAAATCCTAATTTAGGGTTATTGAAAAATCTGGGTAAGGAATTGTTCGGACCTTTTATGCTGCCGTTTGAACTTTCATCAATTTTATTGCTTTCAGCAATGGTTGGTGCAGTATTATTAACTAAAAAAGAAAAAGTATAG
- the nuoK gene encoding NADH-quinone oxidoreductase subunit NuoK: MTQQLQGVPLNHYIWLSAIIFTIGVIGVLTRRNAIVIFMSVELMLNAVNLLLTAFSVHNNDPSGQVFVFFIMALAAAEVAVGLSIIVMVYRNTQSVDINVLNRLKW; this comes from the coding sequence ATGACTCAACAATTGCAGGGAGTACCACTTAACCACTACATCTGGCTAAGTGCTATTATTTTCACCATTGGCGTTATTGGGGTATTAACCCGCAGAAACGCAATCGTTATATTTATGTCGGTTGAATTGATGCTGAATGCGGTTAACTTATTGCTAACAGCTTTTTCGGTACACAACAACGATCCATCCGGACAGGTTTTTGTGTTTTTCATAATGGCTTTGGCTGCTGCTGAGGTTGCAGTTGGGCTAAGTATTATTGTGATGGTGTATAGAAATACACAATCGGTAGATATAAATGTGTTGAATCGCCTTAAGTGGTAA
- a CDS encoding NADH-quinone oxidoreductase subunit N, whose protein sequence is MNIIITITVTALVVLYAGLFKAKKALLPITLIGLLISLAFVATSWNTNQTYFGMMQMDNFALAFSGITILGTLFIFLLTQNYFASDSENIAEYFTLILFALAGIIIMVSYKNMSMLFIGIEIMSVCLYILAGIRKSNFASNEASLKYFLMGAFSTGFLLFGITLIYGATGSFDLETINQYLVGNYKSISPMFYPGVILMLIGLSFKVGAAPFHFWTPDVYEGAPTLITTFMSTVVKTAGFAAFLRLFADAFAPLHDFWLPPLIAIVCITLFIGNVTALFQKNFKRMLAYSSISHAGYLLFSLITLSSTSANNVLVYAAAYTFASIIAFAVLIMVKQKTGNDHFDSFNGLAKRNPLTALVLTVAMLSLAGIPLTAGFIGKYLMFLNVMGEYQILLVAFAILNALVGFYYYFKVIIAMYFKEGNEIELEVPVQYKAVLVFSVIITLFLGVYPSVILNLI, encoded by the coding sequence ATGAATATCATCATAACAATTACTGTTACAGCTTTAGTAGTGCTTTATGCAGGTTTGTTTAAGGCTAAAAAAGCATTATTACCCATAACTCTTATTGGACTGCTTATTTCACTGGCTTTTGTAGCTACTTCATGGAACACTAATCAAACCTACTTCGGCATGATGCAGATGGATAATTTTGCATTAGCTTTTTCAGGCATAACAATCCTGGGGACATTATTTATATTTCTGCTCACACAAAACTATTTTGCCTCTGATAGTGAAAATATTGCTGAATATTTCACCTTAATATTATTTGCACTGGCAGGGATCATAATTATGGTATCCTACAAGAACATGTCAATGTTGTTTATTGGCATCGAGATTATGTCTGTTTGTTTATATATCCTGGCAGGTATTCGTAAAAGTAATTTTGCATCAAATGAGGCTTCTTTGAAGTACTTTTTAATGGGTGCATTTTCAACGGGTTTCCTGTTGTTTGGAATTACCCTGATTTATGGAGCCACAGGCTCTTTTGATTTGGAAACAATTAACCAGTATTTAGTTGGTAACTATAAATCGATCTCGCCGATGTTTTATCCTGGCGTTATTCTGATGTTGATTGGATTAAGCTTTAAAGTTGGGGCAGCACCTTTTCACTTCTGGACTCCTGATGTTTATGAAGGAGCGCCAACCTTGATTACAACTTTTATGTCAACAGTTGTAAAAACAGCTGGTTTCGCTGCCTTTTTACGTTTGTTTGCTGATGCATTTGCTCCGTTACACGATTTCTGGTTGCCGCCATTAATTGCAATTGTTTGTATAACACTATTTATTGGAAACGTTACAGCTTTATTTCAGAAAAACTTTAAAAGAATGCTTGCTTACTCAAGTATATCTCATGCAGGTTATCTGTTGTTTTCCCTAATTACCTTGTCGTCAACCTCTGCAAATAATGTATTGGTTTATGCAGCTGCTTATACTTTTGCAAGTATTATTGCATTCGCTGTTCTGATTATGGTTAAACAGAAAACAGGAAATGATCACTTCGATAGTTTTAATGGCCTGGCCAAACGAAATCCATTAACTGCTCTGGTACTTACTGTAGCTATGTTGTCATTAGCGGGTATACCATTAACAGCAGGTTTTATCGGGAAATATTTAATGTTCCTGAATGTGATGGGCGAATATCAGATTCTTCTTGTTGCTTTTGCTATTTTAAATGCGCTGGTTGGCTTTTATTATTATTTTAAAGTGATAATAGCAATGTACTTTAAAGAGGGCAATGAGATTGAACTGGAAGTGCCGGTTCAATACAAGGCAGTCCTGGTTTTTTCTGTTATTATTACGCTATTTTTAGGGGTATATCCTTCAGTAATTTTAAATTTGATATAA
- the nuoH gene encoding NADH-quinone oxidoreductase subunit NuoH: protein MDIAFVIEKFVLVAIIFGISLLIAMYSTYAERKVAAFLQDRLGPDRAGPFGILQPLADGVKMFMKEEIIPSNASKWLFMVGPGLAMLTACIGTAVIPWGSNITVGDRVISLQVTDINVGILYIFGVVSLGVYGVMIGGWASNNKYSLLSAIRAASQNISYEIAMGLSIIALLLVTGTMSLREIVEQQHGWHWNVLYQPLGFLIFMVCSFAETNRAPFDLPECETELIGGYHTEYSSMKLGFYLFAEYINMFVSSAVMATLYFGGYNYPGMDWVLLHTGPVIGPLIGTFVFFIKIFAFIFFFMWVRWTIPRFRYDQLMHLGWKGLIPLAIANIIITGIVIAIIEKF from the coding sequence ATGGATATAGCTTTTGTAATAGAAAAATTTGTGCTGGTTGCCATCATTTTTGGTATCAGTTTATTGATTGCTATGTACTCTACTTATGCTGAACGGAAAGTTGCAGCCTTTTTACAGGACAGACTTGGACCAGACAGGGCAGGTCCTTTTGGAATACTACAGCCACTGGCTGATGGGGTTAAGATGTTCATGAAAGAAGAAATAATCCCTTCAAATGCGAGTAAGTGGTTATTTATGGTAGGACCTGGTTTGGCAATGCTAACTGCTTGTATAGGAACTGCTGTTATTCCCTGGGGGAGCAATATCACTGTTGGTGATCGTGTGATTTCATTACAGGTAACTGATATCAATGTTGGTATTTTATACATCTTTGGCGTTGTTTCACTGGGTGTTTACGGGGTAATGATTGGTGGTTGGGCATCAAATAATAAGTACTCCTTATTAAGTGCTATTCGTGCTGCATCGCAAAACATCAGTTATGAGATTGCGATGGGCTTGTCTATAATTGCGTTGTTGCTGGTTACAGGAACAATGAGCCTCAGGGAGATTGTAGAACAGCAGCATGGCTGGCATTGGAATGTCCTTTATCAGCCGCTAGGATTTCTAATTTTTATGGTTTGTTCTTTTGCTGAGACCAACAGGGCACCTTTTGACTTACCTGAGTGTGAAACTGAGCTAATTGGTGGTTATCATACAGAGTATTCTTCAATGAAGTTAGGTTTTTATCTGTTTGCAGAATACATCAACATGTTTGTTTCGTCAGCAGTTATGGCTACCCTTTATTTCGGAGGATATAATTATCCTGGCATGGACTGGGTATTGTTACATACCGGGCCGGTAATTGGCCCTCTGATTGGAACGTTTGTATTCTTTATAAAAATATTTGCATTCATATTTTTCTTTATGTGGGTACGTTGGACAATCCCTCGTTTCCGGTACGATCAACTGATGCATCTAGGCTGGAAGGGCTTAATTCCTTTGGCTATAGCTAACATCATTATCACAGGTATTGTGATTGCAATAATTGAAAAGTTTTAA
- a CDS encoding NuoM family protein — protein sequence MEQLLLLLIFLPLLGALVTALSGNAAKHVALVSAIVSLALALAMVCNFTPDATTQFVVNYSWIRDLGINFHAGVDGISMITILLTNVLIPLIILASYQHNYKSQNAFFALILFMQSGLLIVFTSLDAFLFYIGWEAALIPIYFICAVWGGKDRIKVNMKFFVYTIAGSLFMLLGLIYLYLQNPAHNFDIQAFYNLNLDATQQCWIFWAFFIAFAIKMPVFPFHTWQPNTYTEAPAAGTMLLAGIMLKMGIYGVIRWLLPIVPSGVQDWGHVAIILSVVGIVYASIIAFTQKDAKRLVAYSSIAHVGLISAGIFALNTQGMQGAMIQMLSHGINVVGLFFVLDIISSRLKTNKISELGGIAKQAPVLAITALIIVLGTVALPGTNGFIGEFLLLIGVYQYNIWVAVFAGLTIIFGAVYMFRMYQNVMLGKTNDLTITFTDVKGSERIVLYIICALIIVLGVYPKPILQLSEASVQHLIEQVTQKLTSVN from the coding sequence ATGGAACAACTTTTACTACTTCTTATATTTTTACCATTGCTAGGTGCCTTGGTTACCGCTCTTTCCGGAAATGCAGCAAAGCATGTAGCATTGGTTTCAGCAATTGTCTCTTTAGCATTAGCATTGGCAATGGTATGCAATTTCACCCCGGATGCTACTACTCAGTTTGTAGTAAACTACTCATGGATTCGTGATCTTGGAATAAACTTTCATGCTGGTGTAGATGGTATAAGTATGATCACCATATTATTAACCAATGTGTTAATACCATTAATCATATTGGCAAGCTATCAGCATAACTACAAGAGCCAAAATGCATTTTTTGCTTTAATTCTTTTTATGCAAAGCGGATTGCTTATTGTGTTTACATCTCTTGATGCTTTCTTATTCTATATTGGTTGGGAGGCTGCGCTAATACCGATTTACTTTATCTGTGCAGTTTGGGGAGGTAAAGACCGCATTAAGGTAAACATGAAGTTCTTTGTTTATACGATTGCAGGTTCGTTGTTTATGCTTTTGGGTTTAATTTATTTGTACTTACAAAACCCTGCGCATAATTTTGACATCCAGGCTTTCTATAATCTTAATTTAGATGCTACACAGCAGTGTTGGATATTTTGGGCATTTTTTATTGCTTTCGCTATTAAAATGCCGGTATTTCCTTTCCATACCTGGCAGCCAAATACTTATACTGAGGCTCCTGCAGCAGGTACAATGCTGTTGGCGGGTATCATGTTAAAAATGGGTATTTATGGCGTTATCAGGTGGTTGTTGCCAATTGTGCCTTCTGGAGTTCAAGACTGGGGACATGTGGCCATTATATTGTCAGTTGTAGGAATTGTATACGCCTCAATTATAGCATTTACACAAAAAGATGCAAAGCGATTGGTTGCCTATTCTTCCATTGCTCACGTTGGCTTAATCAGTGCAGGCATTTTTGCCCTGAACACACAAGGTATGCAGGGAGCAATGATTCAAATGCTTAGTCATGGTATTAACGTGGTAGGCTTGTTTTTTGTTCTAGATATTATTTCAAGCCGCTTAAAAACTAATAAAATAAGTGAACTAGGTGGAATTGCTAAACAAGCACCGGTATTGGCAATTACCGCTTTGATTATAGTTCTTGGAACTGTTGCCTTACCGGGTACGAATGGTTTTATCGGAGAATTTTTGTTATTAATCGGAGTTTATCAGTACAATATCTGGGTGGCTGTTTTTGCAGGATTAACAATTATTTTCGGAGCTGTTTATATGTTCAGAATGTACCAGAACGTTATGCTTGGAAAAACGAACGATTTAACAATTACCTTTACAGACGTAAAAGGTTCTGAAAGAATAGTATTATACATTATCTGTGCACTAATTATTGTACTAGGTGTTTATCCAAAACCAATATTACAACTTTCCGAAGCATCAGTGCAGCATTTAATAGAACAAGTAACACAAAAATTAACATCGGTAAACTAA